CCTTCCATTCGTCGGTGCCGTGCAGCTCGGTCAACGCCGCAACCATCTGTGCACGAACGTCTTCGGGTGTTCCGGGCGGTGCGAGAACACCGCGCCAATTGGTGAACTGCAGATCGATACCGGCTTCGGTCAGGGTCGGTGCATCGATGCCGGGCAGTCGCTCGGCTCCCGACACGGCCAGCACTCGCACCTGTCCGGCCTCGATCTGATCGATGTACTCGCCCAGCCCCGACGTGCCCGCGGAGATCTTGTTGCCCAGCAGGGCCGTCAACAGATCGCCGCCGCCGTCATAGGACACGAAGTTCACGGCCGTCGGATCCACGCCCACCGTGCGCGCGGTTTCCATCGGAAACAGGTGGTCGGGCCCGCCCGGAGAGGATCCTCCGCCGATCGTCACCGAGGACGGGTCGGCTTTCCACGCCTCGACGAAGTCGGCGACGGTCTGGAACGGCGAATCCGCGGGGACGAGAATTCCCTCTTGTTCTTCGACGATCTTGGCAAGCGGGGTGGCGTCGGAGACTCGATCGGTCGAGCCGTTGGTGTACATCGCGCCGACGACACCGAGTCCCATCATCATCATCAGGTCGTCGTTGCCTGCCTCGTTCATCAATCGAGCCATGGCAACGGTTCCGCCTGCTCCGATGACGTTGAAGACCTCGACGCGGCCGGTGATGTCGGTTTCCTCCATGATCTTCACTGCGGTTCGCGCGGTCAGGTCGTAACCCCCACCGGGACTGTTGGGCACCATCATCCGGATGCGGTGCAGCCCCTCGCCTTCGTCGCCTCGGGTGACGCCACATGATGCGAGCGCCAGCACGAGCAGTGGGATCAGTGCCAACACCACTGTCAGCCTTCTGGGCATCGGTCCTCGTTTCGGTTCGGTCTCTGTGAGACTGTGATCGGTAGCAAGTATCGATTCCAACGTGATGCGAGTCACTTTTGAGAAACCAATGGAAGTTAAGTTCTTTGTGGTCACGACAGAGTCGACGACCAGTCAACCGACGACACACCCTCACCCTCGCCGGGCAGTACTTGGTGTTGCAGCTCGCCGTCCTCGCCCTCGTACTCGGTGCCGTCGCCGCGATATCGATAGAGCAGTCCACCGACGAATTTCGCGACCTGCGCGGAGCTCGGATGCTTTCCGTTGCCGAGAATCTGGCGTCGACTCCCGTCGTTCGTGATCAGCTGGACGCGCCATTGGTCGAACGAGTGCTCGCACCCGACGTAGATCGGGCCGTCGCGCTCTCCGGCGCATCGCTGGCAGAAATAGTGTCCACCGACGGTGCTGTGATCGTGTCCACCGATCCCACCCGAATCGGTAGCTCAGCCGCCCTGGGGGACAGCGACGTCCTCGACGGCCGCGGGTGGTCGGGTGACATCGAAGCTGCGGGCATCCGGTCCATTGCCGGCCACGTCCCCGTCCTGGCAGCCGATGGTTCGGTGCTCGCCATCGTGACCGTGGCGGAGCGGTACCCGTCCACGTGGACGCTGTTGTCCGAGTCCGGAGCGAGATTGATTCTGTACCTGGCAATCGGTGCCGGTCTGGGTGCCGTGGGGTCGTGGTTGCTCTCTCGCCGGATACGGCGACACACGTTCGGCCTGGAGACGGCAGAGATCGCAAGCCTCGCCGACCATCGAGAAGCGTTGTTGCACAGTATCCGTGAGGGGGTGATCGCCATCGGAAACGACGGCACCATCACCGTGATCAACGACAGCGCATGCACACTTCTCGGGCTCGATCCCACCGTGGTCGGCAAGCAGGTGGACCACGTCGGCATCGACGACGGGGTACTGGACGTTCTGAAGTCCGATGGAGAGGTGGCGGACTTCATCGTCACGACCGCGCACAGGGTGCTCGCACTCAACCGCCGCACCGCCACCAGCCGCGGACAACACATCGGCACCGTCACCACGATGCGTGACAGCACCGAGCTCGCGTCGATGCAGAGTCAGCTGACGTCACACCGCAGTGTCACCGACACGCTCCGCGCCCAGACTCACGAATTCGCCAATCAACTCCATACCATTTCCGGCTTGGCCCAATTGGGCAGTTACGACGAGGTGACAGCCCTCGTCGGCACCCTCACCCGTAGGCGCGCGGAGATCAGCGAATCGATCACCGCACACATCCACGATCCGGCGGTGGCAGCGCTACTCATCGCGAAGACGTCGTTGGCCGCAGAAATCGGTGTGCGCCTGACTCTCGACCCCGCATCCAACCTGAGACCGCTCGACCCCGCGATGTCGACGGACGTGATCACGGTGGTGGGCAATCTGGTGGACAACGCACTCGACGCATCGCGCGAATGCGGCGAGCGTGCCATCACGGTCGTCATCGACGACACGGACGAGTTGGTCATCGATGTCACCGACTCGGGCCGAGGGGTGCCGGAACACATGCGACAATCTGTGTTCTCACGGGGAGTGACCTCGAAACCCGACCAACCCGGCGGGCGCGGAATCGGTCTCGCTCTGGTCCGATTGGTCAGTACGCAACACGGCGGAACAGCGACGGTGGACAACGCCGCTACCGGGGGCGCTAGATTCCGAGTGCGAATCCCGTTGCCGGAGCGAGAGAGCACAGGAGAACGATGACCGCATCGACGACCGTCCTCGTGGTCGACGACGACTTCATGGTGGCCGACATTCATCGTCGCTTCGTGGACCGGACAGACGGCTTCAGGGCAGTGGGTGTAGCTCGTACTGCAGCGGAAGCACTCACTGCCATTGCCGAAATACAGCCGGATCTGATTTTGCTCGACGTCCATCTTCCGGACGCATCGGGGCTCGACGTCCTCCGAACGTTGCGCGCGCAGAACAACGCCGTAGGCGTCATCATGATCACCGCCGCTCGCGAATTGGATACCGTCAATGCCGCGCTGACCGGTGGTGCCACGGACTACCTCATCAAACCGTTCGAGTACGTGAACCTGAGAGACAAGCTCGACGCGTTTCTGGCGCGCCGGAAGGCTCTGTCCACGGATCGGCTCGACCAGGGTGTCGTCGACGCTCTGTTCGGTCGTGGAACCGTCGCCGCCGAACGCGTGCAGTTGCCGAAGGGAATGTCCGCCGAGACAGGGAAGTCGGTGCTCGACGTCATCACGCCGGGAACCGAATTGTCGGCGAGTGAATGTGCCGATCTCGTCGGGATTTCGCGCGTGAGTGCACGCAGATACCTCGAGCATTACCTGTCACACGAGATTCTCGATATCCGGCTGCAGTACGGCAGGGCCGGGCGACCCGAACGGCTGTATCGCCGTCGATAGTGGCACGCCGGCATACCTCCAGCAGTAGCCACG
The nucleotide sequence above comes from Rhodococcoides fascians A25f. Encoded proteins:
- a CDS encoding sensor histidine kinase; amino-acid sequence: MWSRQSRRPVNRRHTLTLAGQYLVLQLAVLALVLGAVAAISIEQSTDEFRDLRGARMLSVAENLASTPVVRDQLDAPLVERVLAPDVDRAVALSGASLAEIVSTDGAVIVSTDPTRIGSSAALGDSDVLDGRGWSGDIEAAGIRSIAGHVPVLAADGSVLAIVTVAERYPSTWTLLSESGARLILYLAIGAGLGAVGSWLLSRRIRRHTFGLETAEIASLADHREALLHSIREGVIAIGNDGTITVINDSACTLLGLDPTVVGKQVDHVGIDDGVLDVLKSDGEVADFIVTTAHRVLALNRRTATSRGQHIGTVTTMRDSTELASMQSQLTSHRSVTDTLRAQTHEFANQLHTISGLAQLGSYDEVTALVGTLTRRRAEISESITAHIHDPAVAALLIAKTSLAAEIGVRLTLDPASNLRPLDPAMSTDVITVVGNLVDNALDASRECGERAITVVIDDTDELVIDVTDSGRGVPEHMRQSVFSRGVTSKPDQPGGRGIGLALVRLVSTQHGGTATVDNAATGGARFRVRIPLPERESTGER
- a CDS encoding Bug family tripartite tricarboxylate transporter substrate binding protein, whose translation is MPRRLTVVLALIPLLVLALASCGVTRGDEGEGLHRIRMMVPNSPGGGYDLTARTAVKIMEETDITGRVEVFNVIGAGGTVAMARLMNEAGNDDLMMMMGLGVVGAMYTNGSTDRVSDATPLAKIVEEQEGILVPADSPFQTVADFVEAWKADPSSVTIGGGSSPGGPDHLFPMETARTVGVDPTAVNFVSYDGGGDLLTALLGNKISAGTSGLGEYIDQIEAGQVRVLAVSGAERLPGIDAPTLTEAGIDLQFTNWRGVLAPPGTPEDVRAQMVAALTELHGTDEWKEALVTNGWIDAFETGPAFEQFLRDQDARVESTLTELGLV
- a CDS encoding response regulator; the encoded protein is MTASTTVLVVDDDFMVADIHRRFVDRTDGFRAVGVARTAAEALTAIAEIQPDLILLDVHLPDASGLDVLRTLRAQNNAVGVIMITAARELDTVNAALTGGATDYLIKPFEYVNLRDKLDAFLARRKALSTDRLDQGVVDALFGRGTVAAERVQLPKGMSAETGKSVLDVITPGTELSASECADLVGISRVSARRYLEHYLSHEILDIRLQYGRAGRPERLYRRR